In Candidatus Nomurabacteria bacterium, the following proteins share a genomic window:
- a CDS encoding Glu/Leu/Phe/Val dehydrogenase, giving the protein MVNQIGEDKNICIDCRHRLVSILSEDEYSESEICLLDRPKRIVTFTVPVKMDSGETKTFNAYRVLYSDARGPGKGGLRFHPEVELEEVKNLAFLMALKCALVNIPFGGAKGGVEVDPKVLSKGELERLSRSFIREIHPFIGDRVDVPAPDVNTNAEIMGYMVDEYAKISGRFVPGIITGKPLSLGGSKGRTEATSLGGAFVLRTYLEHIGQKIQGTTVAIQGFGNVGSYLAEILHGWGAKVVAVSDTRRAIYDPAGLDIKAILGDSQHRKLPTDISAKEITNAELLELDVDVLVPAAISHQITKDNVEKIKAKTILEMANDPITTEADKILQEQKRIVVIPDIIANAGGVMVSYFEWAQNSSNDYWLIERVHSELESRIVEAFACVLRASEDDLYSLRTHSYKLAINRIIEAEKARGRL; this is encoded by the coding sequence ATGGTTAATCAAATAGGGGAAGACAAGAATATTTGTATAGATTGTCGGCACAGGCTCGTGAGCATCTTGTCTGAAGATGAATACTCTGAGTCAGAGATTTGTTTACTTGATCGACCCAAGCGGATTGTAACCTTCACGGTGCCGGTCAAGATGGATTCCGGTGAAACTAAAACCTTCAATGCTTATCGGGTCTTGTACAGCGATGCGCGTGGACCAGGTAAGGGAGGTCTTCGTTTTCATCCGGAAGTCGAACTTGAGGAAGTAAAAAATCTAGCGTTTTTAATGGCGCTTAAATGTGCACTCGTTAATATTCCGTTTGGCGGAGCTAAGGGTGGAGTTGAGGTTGATCCGAAGGTGTTGTCAAAGGGTGAGCTTGAGAGATTGTCACGTTCTTTTATTCGTGAAATCCACCCCTTCATTGGTGATCGAGTGGATGTGCCCGCGCCGGACGTGAATACCAATGCTGAAATAATGGGTTATATGGTGGATGAGTACGCAAAGATTAGCGGTCGATTTGTGCCGGGAATTATTACCGGTAAGCCCTTGTCACTCGGTGGTTCAAAAGGCCGCACTGAAGCCACTTCGCTTGGTGGAGCCTTTGTGCTCCGTACTTATCTGGAGCATATTGGCCAAAAGATTCAAGGAACGACAGTCGCGATTCAGGGCTTTGGTAATGTCGGTTCATATTTAGCAGAAATACTGCATGGTTGGGGAGCCAAAGTAGTGGCGGTCAGCGATACCAGGCGGGCTATATATGATCCAGCTGGTTTGGATATCAAGGCAATATTAGGTGACAGTCAGCACAGAAAATTACCGACAGATATATCTGCCAAGGAAATAACCAATGCTGAGCTTTTGGAGCTTGATGTTGATGTTTTAGTACCGGCGGCAATTTCACATCAGATTACTAAAGATAACGTAGAAAAAATCAAGGCCAAAACCATTTTGGAAATGGCCAATGATCCGATTACAACGGAAGCCGATAAAATCTTGCAGGAGCAAAAGCGTATAGTTGTAATTCCCGATATTATAGCTAACGCCGGCGGGGTGATGGTGAGTTATTTTGAATGGGCTCAAAACAGCAGTAACGATTATTGGTTGATTGAACGTGTACACTCAGAGTTGGAGTCGAGAATTGTTGAGGCTTTTGCTTGTGTTTTGCGGGCTAGTGAGGACGATCTTTATTCTCTTCGTACGCATAGTTATAAGTTGGCGATCAATCGGATTATTGAAGCTGAAAAAGCTAGGGGTCGTTTATAG
- the ruvX gene encoding Holliday junction resolvase RuvX has protein sequence MRLLGIDFGQKRVGVSITDESGKMAFPHAVYGNDQELLTKVVALIEEKQVAEIVIGYSLDKEGKPNAVHEAVEEFITSLTLETGLPIHLEPEQYTTQAALRIQGRNDMTDAAAATLILDNYLSHR, from the coding sequence ATGAGACTTTTAGGTATAGATTTTGGTCAAAAGCGAGTCGGAGTATCAATTACCGACGAATCAGGCAAGATGGCATTCCCGCATGCGGTTTATGGGAATGATCAAGAATTACTAACAAAAGTAGTGGCTCTTATTGAAGAGAAACAGGTAGCAGAGATTGTGATTGGCTATTCGTTGGATAAAGAAGGAAAACCTAATGCTGTACACGAAGCAGTTGAGGAATTTATCACCAGCCTTACTCTTGAAACTGGGTTACCAATCCACCTTGAACCTGAGCAGTACACCACACAGGCGGCGCTAAGGATTCAAGGGCGCAATGATATGACTGATGCAGCCGCCGCCACCTTGATATTAGATAATTATTTAAGTCACCGATAA
- the pilM gene encoding pilus assembly protein PilM — MNVLSSLTKIVPPPSFMVMPSVGVDISDTSMKYVSFHPSLRSDRLRVLKEWGDIKIPKDVLERGEILDPKGMVNALKEFKATTKADYIRVSLPEERAYIFETEIKRNVPPKEIRNVLEFRLEENVPIPARDAIFDYEIIPSYTNQNMVKVVVAAYQRETILKYYDVCREAGLTPLSFEVEAQAMARAVVSNDNDDVVMLLDFGKTRTGVGIVGGQSLLYTSTIDLGGKQLSQMLRKTLGDVPEDELTKIKNTIGLITETDDTKVYDALISTISVIKDEIALRMQYWHQRGSNRDERRIKKVIICGGSGNLRGLPEYLTEMLGAKCVRGNVWQNAFDTSVMIPPIEKRYSYGYATAIGLAIKSSV; from the coding sequence ATGAATGTCTTGAGTTCACTGACGAAAATAGTCCCACCGCCGAGCTTCATGGTGATGCCTAGTGTTGGGGTAGATATTTCCGACACTTCTATGAAGTATGTGTCTTTTCATCCGTCACTGCGGTCCGACCGGTTGCGGGTCCTAAAGGAGTGGGGTGACATTAAAATCCCGAAAGATGTTTTGGAAAGAGGCGAGATCCTAGATCCAAAAGGTATGGTTAATGCGCTGAAAGAATTCAAAGCTACCACTAAGGCTGACTACATTAGGGTATCACTACCAGAGGAAAGAGCGTATATTTTTGAAACAGAGATCAAGCGTAATGTTCCACCGAAAGAAATTCGTAATGTTTTAGAGTTTAGATTGGAAGAGAATGTACCGATACCTGCTAGAGACGCTATTTTTGATTATGAAATAATCCCATCGTACACCAATCAAAACATGGTCAAGGTTGTAGTGGCCGCCTATCAACGTGAGACTATTTTAAAATATTATGATGTTTGTAGGGAGGCAGGGCTAACCCCGCTTTCTTTTGAGGTTGAGGCGCAAGCTATGGCGCGGGCGGTGGTTTCTAATGATAACGATGATGTTGTTATGCTTTTGGACTTTGGTAAGACCAGAACCGGAGTCGGAATTGTGGGTGGGCAGTCTCTACTGTATACATCCACGATTGATTTGGGTGGCAAGCAATTGTCACAAATGCTTAGGAAAACCCTGGGAGACGTACCGGAGGATGAATTGACGAAAATTAAAAATACCATTGGCTTGATTACTGAAACCGACGATACAAAAGTCTATGATGCATTAATTTCTACCATTTCTGTCATAAAAGACGAGATAGCGCTTCGTATGCAGTATTGGCACCAGCGTGGTAGTAATAGAGATGAGCGACGAATTAAAAAGGTAATTATTTGTGGAGGGAGTGGTAATTTGCGTGGGCTACCGGAGTACCTAACTGAGATGTTGGGGGCTAAGTGTGTGCGAGGTAATGTTTGGCAAAATGCTTTTGATACTTCAGTGATGATACCGCCAATTGAAAAACGTTATTCATATGGTTATGCCACTGCTATTGGTTTGGCTATAAAGAGCTCTGTTTAG
- a CDS encoding VTT domain-containing protein: MPENVEIKTTKDKDLREVTQKSKGLLSSRYGLWVLAIISFVESMLLIPLITDPFLIAYILLHRSKVVTAVVVTLAASIIGGLVAYITANFFIDIILGFLSDKSVAEFYVISEEFKNSTFILGLVGAITPVPFTLTALAAGAIKGNLLLFLSGVFVGRSVRYSIAGYLTYHYGEDAVRMARKNIKPITIITFVSIIIYFLLTM, from the coding sequence ATGCCAGAGAACGTAGAAATTAAAACTACTAAAGATAAGGACCTAAGAGAGGTGACACAAAAATCAAAAGGACTACTTAGTTCACGCTATGGTCTGTGGGTTTTGGCTATCATATCTTTTGTGGAGTCAATGCTTTTGATTCCCTTAATAACCGATCCTTTTCTGATCGCATATATATTACTCCATCGCTCTAAGGTGGTGACAGCTGTTGTAGTAACTCTAGCCGCCTCTATTATCGGTGGCCTAGTCGCCTACATAACAGCCAATTTCTTTATTGATATCATACTTGGCTTTTTGTCCGACAAATCAGTAGCTGAATTTTATGTAATAAGTGAGGAATTTAAGAACAGTACCTTTATTCTTGGGTTGGTGGGAGCTATTACGCCTGTTCCTTTTACTTTGACTGCTTTGGCGGCTGGAGCTATTAAAGGTAACCTACTCTTATTTTTATCAGGAGTGTTTGTGGGACGTTCTGTTCGCTACAGTATTGCAGGTTATTTGACATATCATTACGGTGAAGATGCGGTTCGGATGGCTCGCAAAAATATCAAACCAATTACCATTATCACTTTTGTTTCCATCATTATTTATTTTTTACTCACTATGTGA